The Bacteroides sp. AN502(2024) DNA segment GACAGGCAGTTCTTCAAACAAGGTGGCACGCTGGTAATAAAACGTAGAATATTTGCGTTCCTGCGCACGGCATACCCCTGCCAGAAACAATACGAGCACTACAAAAAAGAACTTCTTACAGCCTATTCCTTTTATGGGCTCATTGACATATCTGTTTTTCATTCTCACAACTCCTTTTTTCGTCATTGCACCTCTGTTTTCCATCATAAATATACTTTTTTTCGATTTTACACACTCGTTTTATGGTTTTCAACACCTTGTTTTCGATTTTGCACGTCTGTTTTACCCCGGCGTAGATCTATAAAAGCATTTTTCACCTATGCTTTGCTATTTCAAGGTCTTGTCCGGTGAATAAACAAGCCCGTCCAATGCTTTCCGACCGTCCGGATCAACAAAAACAGCTGTAAACATCCATTTTACCAACCGGACCTCGGGAGAAGTGAATTTGCCTACCGGCAATTTCATCAACACTTTATTCCACCCCTTTTGCAGATGAACCTCCAAAGGGGGACGCACTACACAGTTTTCGTTGCCCAAAGCGATTTCATTACTTTTAGTCCGGTGGGTGGCTGTCCACACGGGCGGCAATACCTCCTGCTCGTTGATCCAGATACGGCTCCCTTTATAGTCCCATTTCCCTTGCAAAGGGGGAAGGTCGGCCTCCGAACGGCTGTAATTCTGGAATTCAACCCACAGGCCGGCTGTCTGTTCTTTCAGCGAATAGACATAGGTGTAGGCATAGGCTGTATGGTTCTCTTCCGGTTCTTTATAGAATCCGGGAACAAGCGTTCCCCATACGTGCCGCAAGTAAATGCCGGCACCAATGGCAGGACGTACATGGTATGTCTTTCCTTCATACGTGTAACTATCCCGCAAGGACTCTTCCGGCGGGAAAGCCTTTGCCAAATCTCCTCCATTCGGGAAAGCGTCCGTAATGTTCCATTTCACATTTGTCTGACGGACGTATGCAAAAGGATAACCGGCAAAAGTATGTTCCTTATGCCACAACAGACGATGCTCAAAATCGGCGAAGTTTCTGAACAGCTCCGACTGTTCATCGGTAGGAAGCAATGTTCCGTTCTTATCAAAATATTCCGTTCCGCCACCTCTCCAGGCACGCTCTGCCACAGCCAACATGTTGGGATAGAAATTATTCTCAATAATCATCTCCCACTCGGTATGGATCAACCGGTCATTCCAAATAGCCAGAATGGTTCCTGCAAGGTCATCACTTCCCTGTTCCTGATTATATATACGGCTGTTGTACAATGCGATGATATCACCGAAGGTATCAAAATGGTTCAGGTAATGGAAACGTGAATCAATGGCGGGAATACCTTCCTGCGCCTTTCCACGATAACTCCATAGCTGGGTCATGTCTATTTCTCCGGGTTTGTAGTGCCAGCCCGGATTCCAAGAAATCACTTTCTTACCTTTG contains these protein-coding regions:
- a CDS encoding family 20 glycosylhydrolase, coding for MKNKFILFISLTINLCTISVVKAGDCHLLPQPQKFTPSHTWFQVNNVRLSTPVLQQEWEAFVSEMGGTVSPKATGSIDVKLLPSLLGIPMNQEEAYRLSVTKKRITVEAVTQRGVYWALQTLRQLAEKRNSKMQIRGAEIVDWPAFRIRGFMQDVGRSYISLEELKREIAVLAKFKINVFHWHLTENQSWRLESKIFPMLNDSANTTRMPGKYYTLEEAKELVAFCKAHHVMLIPEIDMPGHSAAFVRTFRHDMQSPEGMKILKLLLDEVCETFDVPYLHIGTDEVKFTNPRFVPEMVAYVRSKGKKVISWNPGWHYKPGEIDMTQLWSYRGKAQEGIPAIDSRFHYLNHFDTFGDIIALYNSRIYNQEQGSDDLAGTILAIWNDRLIHTEWEMIIENNFYPNMLAVAERAWRGGGTEYFDKNGTLLPTDEQSELFRNFADFEHRLLWHKEHTFAGYPFAYVRQTNVKWNITDAFPNGGDLAKAFPPEESLRDSYTYEGKTYHVRPAIGAGIYLRHVWGTLVPGFYKEPEENHTAYAYTYVYSLKEQTAGLWVEFQNYSRSEADLPPLQGKWDYKGSRIWINEQEVLPPVWTATHRTKSNEIALGNENCVVRPPLEVHLQKGWNKVLMKLPVGKFTSPEVRLVKWMFTAVFVDPDGRKALDGLVYSPDKTLK